From Rahnella aceris, a single genomic window includes:
- the alr gene encoding alanine racemase, with the protein MKAATAVIDRRALRHNLQRVRHLAPQSRLVAVVKANAYGHGLLETVHSLQDADYYGVSRLSEALMLRKAGVVKPILLLEGFFSASELPLLIEHQLDTAVHSLEQLDALESADLARPLNVWLKIDTGMHRLGVHPAQADAFYQRLSACKNVVQPVNMMSHFCRADEPESDATPKQLNCFNEFAEGKPGQKSIAASGGILLWPESHMNLVRPGIILYGVSPMETGTASDFGLQPAMTLTSSLIAVREHIAGEPVGYGSTWVSNRDTRLGVVAMGYGDGYPRSAPNGTPVLVNGREVPVAGRVSMDMITVDLGPDATDKVGDEVIFWGGKLPVERIAQATGISAYELITQLSERVARVYIGD; encoded by the coding sequence ATGAAAGCGGCTACGGCTGTCATTGATCGCCGCGCTCTGCGACACAATCTGCAACGGGTGCGTCATCTGGCGCCACAAAGTCGTCTGGTTGCGGTAGTGAAAGCAAACGCTTATGGGCACGGTCTGCTGGAGACGGTGCATAGCTTGCAGGACGCTGATTATTACGGCGTTTCCCGGCTTAGCGAAGCGCTGATGCTGCGTAAAGCCGGTGTGGTAAAACCCATCCTCCTGCTCGAAGGTTTTTTCTCCGCCAGCGAATTACCGTTGCTGATTGAACATCAGCTTGATACCGCTGTTCACAGCCTCGAACAGCTTGATGCGCTGGAAAGTGCTGACCTCGCGCGTCCGCTGAATGTCTGGCTGAAAATCGATACCGGTATGCACCGTTTGGGCGTTCATCCGGCACAGGCCGATGCATTTTATCAGCGTCTGAGTGCCTGCAAAAACGTGGTTCAGCCGGTCAATATGATGAGCCATTTCTGCCGCGCGGACGAACCGGAAAGCGACGCGACACCGAAACAGCTGAACTGTTTTAATGAATTTGCCGAAGGCAAGCCGGGACAAAAATCTATTGCGGCTTCCGGCGGTATTTTGTTGTGGCCGGAATCGCATATGAACCTGGTCCGCCCCGGCATTATTTTGTACGGCGTGTCGCCAATGGAAACCGGTACAGCCAGCGATTTTGGGCTGCAACCGGCAATGACACTGACTTCCAGCCTGATCGCCGTGCGTGAACATATTGCCGGTGAGCCGGTCGGTTATGGCAGTACCTGGGTCAGCAACCGTGATACCCGCCTGGGCGTGGTGGCGATGGGATATGGCGACGGCTATCCGCGCAGTGCGCCGAATGGTACGCCGGTTTTGGTCAATGGTCGGGAAGTGCCGGTTGCCGGGCGTGTGTCGATGGATATGATCACTGTCGATTTAGGGCCAGATGCGACCGATAAGGTCGGCGATGAAGTGATTTTCTGGGGCGGGAAATTACCGGTTGAGCGCATTGCGCAGGCAACCGGTATCAGTGCTTATGAGCTGATTACCCAGCTCAGCGAGCGCGTTGCCCGCGTTTATATTGGCGACTAA